A section of the Alkalihalobacillus sp. LMS39 genome encodes:
- a CDS encoding PRC-barrel domain-containing protein, whose product MMLFYSSSLERYSIEAKDGSIGVVEDVYFDEDNWTIRYLVVNTNPWLPGQKRLISPISIETVDTLVNMVRVDLAKEEIKNSPSIDTHLPISKQYEKKFHDFYGYPPYWVGPGVWGNETYARGLMLQHAEVAGGVVKEDFMKREIDKYEEEGKSLLHSGKEITGKINGYRINAKGETFGQVVDILIEKDTWTIRYFLVETKKWLPSKEVIVSTDWIQSVNWETREIQMDITKEAVENSPQFIRDKHPDREFEHQLFTHYRRRKYWD is encoded by the coding sequence TCTTTAGAAAGGTATTCCATTGAAGCAAAAGACGGTTCGATTGGAGTAGTGGAAGATGTGTATTTCGATGAAGACAATTGGACAATTCGTTATTTAGTTGTCAACACGAACCCGTGGTTACCCGGACAAAAAAGGTTAATTAGCCCAATTTCAATCGAAACGGTCGATACGTTAGTCAATATGGTACGTGTAGATTTAGCAAAAGAAGAAATTAAAAATAGCCCCTCTATTGATACTCATTTGCCTATATCAAAGCAATATGAAAAAAAGTTTCATGATTTCTATGGGTATCCTCCTTATTGGGTGGGACCAGGTGTATGGGGCAATGAAACATATGCTAGAGGGTTAATGCTACAACATGCAGAAGTTGCCGGTGGAGTAGTAAAAGAAGACTTTATGAAACGGGAGATTGATAAATATGAAGAGGAAGGCAAGTCACTTTTGCATAGTGGCAAAGAAATAACTGGCAAAATCAATGGCTATCGGATTAATGCAAAAGGTGAGACATTTGGACAAGTCGTTGATATTCTCATTGAAAAAGATACATGGACGATACGATATTTTCTAGTGGAAACAAAGAAATGGCTTCCTTCAAAAGAAGTCATCGTTTCGACAGACTGGATTCAGTCTGTGAATTGGGAAACTAGAGAAATTCAAATGGATATCACGAAAGAAGCTGTAGAAAATAGTCCACAATTTATAAGAGACAAGCATCCAGACCGAGAATTTGAACATCAATTGTTTACCCATTATCGACGCCGAAAATATTGGGATTAA